A single window of Intrasporangium calvum DSM 43043 DNA harbors:
- a CDS encoding ATP-binding protein: MLVERDHQLHTLGAYLDEAAAGHGRLIYVSGEAGIGKSALVNTFTASAAPQARAAVAYCDGSLTPSPLAPLRELLPTLPPGLWPDDATRQVILTSLLGALREPPGSVPYLLVVEDAHWADQATLDLLLHLARRIHTCRALVVVTYRREDVDAIHGLRQLLGDSASATGTRRLDVPPLSRDAVATLVARNAGSQPLGSGVDVTRLHEITHGNAFYVTEVLSSGLDTVPEQCRDAILARVANLPETTQQALEVVALAGARAEVDLLEELLRDGLAALDDALARGLLVEADGAVTFRHELARIVVAEQVPIGRRIHQHRRLLAALEARGADPARLAHHADAAGLSQSAVAHATVAGRRASDLGAHREAARQFERALAHAARLHGTGLPDEQIADLYWSLGYELYVTGRIGEASVAVEEARDLWEAQGATTRVGDAWRCLSRLLWFEGRNADAEAAAEQALDVLEGPPTPELAYAYSNMTQLRMLTSDSAATRTWGARTLSLLDSLEEGRARTELRAHALNNLGTIEVVAGDRAAGIAMLEESLDLSRRAEMHEHAARAYLNLASSAIAQRRHDDAQRSLAEGIEYCTERDLDSWTNYLLGCDSELQVQRGDLGAAERSAETVLAHPSLASSAALSPLVSLAHVRGQRGEGGYEDLVTRAAALAEGIGEVQAVAPVAALRSELSWLARRDADAGAIATTVVELVERADCPWNRGSVLRWLPQGAPGTHREVAPPFAAELAGEWAEAARLWESLGCPFDEALALARSGDADALTRAAGIFDEIKAHAGAARCRADLRSLGRTPPRAPGRTTRDHPDGLTRRESEVAALLARGLSDSAIAERLVISRRTAEHHVSSILAKVGVGSRRDLAEWYAASE, from the coding sequence ATGCTCGTCGAACGCGACCATCAGCTCCACACGCTTGGCGCCTACCTCGACGAGGCGGCGGCCGGTCATGGCCGACTGATCTACGTGTCCGGTGAGGCCGGGATCGGGAAGTCAGCGCTCGTGAACACCTTCACGGCGTCGGCGGCACCCCAGGCGCGTGCCGCGGTGGCCTACTGCGACGGATCACTGACGCCGTCGCCCCTCGCGCCGCTACGAGAGCTTCTCCCGACGCTGCCACCAGGTCTGTGGCCGGACGACGCGACCCGCCAGGTGATCCTCACCTCCCTCCTCGGTGCCCTGCGCGAACCGCCCGGCTCCGTGCCATACCTCCTGGTCGTCGAGGACGCCCACTGGGCCGACCAGGCCACCCTGGATCTCCTCCTTCACCTCGCCCGCCGCATCCACACGTGCCGGGCCCTCGTCGTCGTCACCTACCGACGCGAGGACGTCGACGCGATCCATGGCCTGCGCCAGCTCCTCGGTGACAGCGCCTCCGCCACCGGCACCCGACGACTCGACGTGCCGCCCCTGTCGCGCGATGCAGTGGCCACCCTGGTCGCGAGAAACGCGGGGTCCCAGCCGCTCGGCAGCGGGGTGGATGTGACACGCCTCCACGAGATCACGCATGGGAACGCGTTCTACGTCACCGAGGTGCTCTCGAGTGGGCTCGACACCGTTCCCGAGCAGTGCCGAGACGCGATCCTCGCTCGGGTGGCCAACCTCCCCGAGACGACCCAGCAGGCGCTCGAGGTCGTCGCGCTCGCGGGGGCTCGAGCGGAGGTCGACCTGCTCGAAGAGCTGCTCCGGGACGGGCTGGCCGCCCTCGACGACGCGCTGGCACGTGGGCTGCTCGTCGAGGCCGACGGGGCCGTCACGTTCCGACACGAGCTCGCCCGCATCGTCGTCGCCGAGCAGGTCCCCATCGGCAGGCGGATCCATCAGCACCGGCGCCTGCTCGCCGCCTTGGAGGCCCGGGGCGCGGACCCCGCGCGGCTGGCGCACCACGCGGACGCCGCGGGCCTGAGCCAGTCGGCCGTCGCGCACGCCACGGTCGCGGGCCGGCGTGCCTCCGACCTCGGCGCCCACCGAGAGGCAGCCCGTCAGTTCGAGCGGGCCCTGGCCCATGCAGCCCGTCTCCACGGGACGGGGCTGCCTGACGAGCAGATCGCAGACCTGTACTGGTCATTGGGTTACGAGCTCTACGTCACCGGTCGGATCGGTGAGGCCTCCGTGGCTGTCGAGGAAGCCCGTGACCTCTGGGAGGCCCAAGGGGCGACCACCCGAGTCGGCGACGCGTGGCGGTGCCTGTCCCGGCTGCTCTGGTTCGAGGGACGCAACGCCGATGCCGAGGCCGCGGCAGAGCAGGCCCTGGACGTGCTCGAGGGACCCCCGACACCCGAACTCGCCTACGCCTACAGCAACATGACCCAGCTGCGCATGCTCACGAGCGACAGCGCGGCCACCCGCACGTGGGGAGCGCGCACACTGAGCCTCCTCGACTCCCTCGAGGAAGGCCGTGCCCGCACCGAGCTACGCGCGCATGCGCTCAACAACCTCGGGACGATCGAGGTCGTGGCCGGTGACAGGGCGGCTGGCATCGCCATGCTCGAGGAGAGCCTCGACCTGTCGCGCCGGGCCGAGATGCACGAGCACGCTGCCCGCGCGTACCTCAACCTGGCCTCCAGCGCCATCGCCCAGCGTCGGCACGACGATGCCCAACGCAGCCTGGCCGAGGGAATCGAGTACTGCACGGAGCGCGACCTCGACTCCTGGACGAACTACCTGCTGGGGTGCGACTCAGAGCTTCAGGTCCAGCGCGGGGACCTGGGCGCGGCGGAGCGCAGCGCTGAGACCGTCCTCGCCCATCCTTCGCTGGCGAGCTCAGCGGCCCTGTCCCCGCTCGTGAGCCTGGCCCACGTCCGGGGCCAACGCGGCGAGGGCGGGTACGAGGACCTCGTCACCCGGGCCGCTGCCCTCGCCGAGGGCATCGGCGAGGTGCAGGCGGTGGCCCCGGTCGCCGCCCTGCGGAGCGAGCTCTCCTGGCTTGCCCGACGTGATGCGGATGCGGGTGCGATTGCGACGACCGTGGTGGAGCTCGTCGAAAGGGCGGACTGCCCGTGGAACCGCGGCTCAGTGCTGCGATGGCTGCCGCAGGGGGCACCCGGCACGCACCGCGAGGTGGCACCACCTTTCGCCGCGGAGCTCGCCGGCGAGTGGGCGGAGGCGGCACGCTTGTGGGAGAGCCTTGGCTGCCCGTTCGACGAGGCCCTCGCACTCGCGCGGAGTGGCGACGCCGACGCGCTGACCCGCGCAGCAGGGATCTTCGACGAGATCAAGGCTCACGCAGGCGCCGCCCGGTGCCGGGCAGACCTCCGCTCGCTGGGGCGGACGCCACCACGGGCGCCGGGCCGGACGACACGAGACCATCCGGACGGGCTGACGAGGCGAGAGTCGGAGGTGGCCGCGCTGCTGGCCCGGGGCCTGTCCGACTCTGCCATCGCTGAGCGGCTCGTCATCTCCCGACGCACGGCGGAGCACCACGTGTCGTCGATCCTGGCCAAGGTCGGCGTGGGCTCCCGCCGTGATCTGGCCGAGTGGTACGCCGCCTCCGAGTGA
- a CDS encoding flavin-containing monooxygenase produces MHTEHFETVIIGAGQAGLATGYHLKEKGRGFVILDGERRVGDGWRHQWDSLRLFTPAWADGLPGTPFPKPAWEMPTKDEFADYLESYAAEHRLPVRLGTRVAGLTASPAGAGEAGYVLVTDRGRIQADNVVIATGTFGRSPLIPGFADQLDPSIVQLHSSEYRRPDDLPPGPVLVVGASHSGCDISYELAQTHPTILAGRDTGQIPVPFSSPLLKVVFPVLLFCFGHVLSRRTPLGRKQMDHFRFNGGPRLRVQAQDLADRGVDWVRERVTGVQGGRPVVGGRGAIDVRTVVWCTGFRQQFDWVDLDVFDERGWPRELGGVVDDAPGLYFAGLGFQSSARSMLIHGAGHDAGHVARQIVGRARVGQAMPHHPAAA; encoded by the coding sequence ATGCACACCGAGCACTTCGAGACCGTGATCATCGGCGCCGGCCAGGCGGGCCTCGCCACCGGCTACCACCTCAAGGAGAAGGGCCGCGGCTTCGTCATCCTCGACGGTGAGCGCCGCGTCGGGGACGGCTGGCGCCACCAGTGGGACAGCCTGCGCCTCTTCACGCCGGCCTGGGCGGATGGCCTTCCCGGGACGCCCTTCCCGAAGCCGGCCTGGGAGATGCCGACCAAGGACGAGTTCGCCGACTACCTCGAGTCGTATGCCGCTGAGCACCGTCTGCCGGTCCGGCTCGGCACGCGGGTGGCCGGGCTCACGGCATCCCCTGCCGGGGCGGGCGAGGCCGGCTACGTCCTCGTCACCGACCGGGGTCGGATCCAGGCCGACAACGTCGTCATCGCCACCGGCACGTTCGGCCGATCGCCGCTCATCCCGGGCTTCGCGGACCAGCTCGACCCGTCCATCGTCCAGCTCCACTCGAGCGAGTACCGCCGGCCGGACGACCTGCCGCCGGGACCCGTGCTCGTCGTGGGCGCCTCGCACTCCGGGTGCGACATCTCCTACGAGCTCGCGCAGACCCACCCGACCATCCTCGCGGGGCGCGACACCGGCCAGATCCCCGTCCCGTTCTCCTCGCCCTTGCTCAAGGTCGTCTTCCCGGTGCTGCTGTTCTGCTTCGGCCACGTTCTCAGCCGGCGAACCCCGTTGGGCCGCAAGCAGATGGATCACTTCCGCTTCAACGGCGGACCGCGGCTGCGGGTGCAGGCGCAGGACCTTGCCGACCGCGGCGTGGACTGGGTCCGGGAACGGGTCACCGGTGTGCAGGGCGGCCGGCCCGTCGTGGGCGGCCGCGGAGCCATCGACGTCCGCACCGTGGTGTGGTGCACCGGCTTCCGCCAGCAGTTCGACTGGGTCGACCTCGATGTCTTCGACGAGCGCGGGTGGCCCAGGGAGCTCGGCGGGGTGGTCGACGACGCGCCGGGACTGTACTTCGCCGGACTCGGCTTCCAGTCGTCCGCCCGCTCGATGCTCATCCACGGCGCGGGTCACGACGCCGGGCACGTCGCCAGGCAGATCGTCGGTCGGGCTCGGGTGGGCCAGGCCATGCCTCACCATCCGGCAGCTGCCTGA
- a CDS encoding LuxR family transcriptional regulator — translation MAVDELTAGREAYARRAWGTARDHLSRADPAQLDGDDLRALGFAAYLGGDRDAAVRALQRAHTSHVAAGARLAAAYDANQLAMIFSTSGEPAVGAGWLARARRLSDDQPEDADVRGHLLVHEIHRLFAEGDFAGVVACCERIAEIGRKWDDADLVAYPLSISGYALLHSGKVREGLARLDEAMVAITAGEVSPVVAGHVYCAMIEACQRVADYRRMVEWTDALTAWCEDQSGLVAFTGQCAVHRGQILRAQGSFADALAELALAAERYEANGMDPATGLAMYERGEVLRTVGDLDGAQAAYDEAARWGHEPQPGLSLLALARGRTGAAVASMHRLLAEARDPLTRVSLLGAAVEVLLAAGLLDEAAEAAEELGGLAGSFGCAAVAARGEYAAGLVAFARDDPAGSLAHLRRAWKEWIELGARYDAARARTRIGVALGALGDDVSATAELTVALRTFSELGSEPARREVERLLGAGLPGGLTAREAEVLRLVASGRTNPQIAAELFLSDKTVARHLSNIFTKIAVTSRTAAAAYAREHDLA, via the coding sequence ATGGCGGTCGACGAGCTCACTGCGGGACGCGAGGCGTACGCGCGCCGTGCCTGGGGCACGGCACGCGACCACCTGTCGCGCGCCGACCCCGCTCAGCTCGACGGCGACGATCTGCGCGCCCTGGGCTTCGCGGCCTACCTCGGCGGGGACCGTGATGCAGCCGTCCGGGCGCTGCAGCGAGCGCACACGTCCCACGTCGCGGCCGGCGCCCGGCTGGCGGCGGCGTACGACGCGAACCAGCTCGCCATGATCTTCTCGACGAGCGGCGAGCCGGCGGTCGGAGCCGGGTGGCTCGCCCGGGCACGACGCCTCAGCGACGACCAGCCGGAGGACGCCGACGTCCGAGGTCACCTGCTCGTCCACGAGATCCACCGCCTCTTCGCCGAAGGCGACTTCGCGGGCGTCGTCGCCTGCTGCGAGCGGATCGCCGAGATCGGACGCAAGTGGGACGACGCGGACCTCGTCGCCTACCCCCTCTCCATCTCCGGCTATGCGCTGCTGCACAGTGGGAAGGTCCGTGAGGGGCTGGCGAGACTGGACGAGGCGATGGTGGCGATCACCGCGGGCGAGGTGTCGCCGGTCGTGGCAGGACACGTCTACTGCGCCATGATCGAGGCGTGCCAACGGGTCGCCGACTACCGCCGCATGGTCGAGTGGACCGACGCGTTGACCGCCTGGTGCGAGGACCAGTCAGGCCTCGTCGCCTTCACCGGCCAGTGCGCGGTCCATCGTGGGCAGATCCTGCGCGCCCAGGGCTCGTTCGCTGACGCCTTGGCCGAGCTCGCCCTGGCGGCCGAGAGGTACGAGGCGAACGGGATGGACCCGGCGACGGGCCTCGCGATGTACGAGCGTGGCGAGGTGCTGCGGACCGTCGGCGACCTCGACGGGGCGCAGGCGGCCTACGACGAGGCGGCCCGATGGGGGCACGAGCCGCAGCCCGGGCTCTCCCTCCTGGCCCTGGCGCGAGGCCGGACCGGGGCAGCCGTCGCGTCCATGCACCGGCTGCTCGCTGAGGCGCGCGACCCCCTGACCCGCGTCAGCCTTCTCGGCGCAGCCGTCGAGGTCCTCCTCGCGGCCGGGCTGCTCGACGAGGCGGCGGAGGCGGCGGAGGAGCTCGGCGGCCTCGCCGGGTCGTTCGGGTGCGCCGCCGTCGCGGCGAGGGGGGAGTATGCCGCTGGGCTCGTCGCGTTCGCCCGCGACGATCCGGCGGGGTCCCTCGCCCACCTTCGTCGCGCGTGGAAGGAGTGGATCGAGCTCGGGGCGCGCTACGACGCCGCGCGGGCCAGGACCCGGATCGGGGTCGCGCTCGGGGCGCTCGGCGACGATGTCTCCGCCACGGCGGAGCTGACCGTGGCGTTGCGGACCTTCAGCGAGCTGGGCAGCGAGCCGGCGAGGCGCGAGGTCGAACGACTCCTGGGCGCAGGCCTCCCCGGTGGGCTCACCGCGCGGGAGGCGGAGGTGTTGCGGCTCGTGGCCAGCGGCCGCACCAATCCCCAGATCGCCGCCGAGCTGTTCCTCAGCGACAAGACCGTGGCCCGCCATCTGAGCAACATCTTCACCAAGATCGCCGTCACCTCGCGGACCGCCGCGGCGGCCTATGCGCGCGAGCACGACCTCGCCTAG
- a CDS encoding transferase: protein MQKRKRFVEFEEDNGTVLRYFHHENGGGLVASSAEVDATAWVDGSAYVEAGAVVRPRVRVLAGAWVDRDAVVREGAQIGSAAHVGPRAVIGRGAQLGPRVKVGPDAHVGAGARLGPDAVVPAGSRIPSHRTGARRTAA, encoded by the coding sequence ATGCAGAAGCGGAAGAGGTTCGTGGAGTTCGAGGAGGACAACGGGACCGTCCTGCGGTACTTCCACCACGAGAACGGTGGGGGTCTGGTGGCCTCCTCGGCGGAGGTAGATGCGACGGCTTGGGTCGACGGGTCGGCCTACGTCGAGGCCGGGGCCGTCGTGCGTCCGCGGGTCCGCGTCCTGGCCGGCGCGTGGGTCGACCGCGACGCCGTCGTGCGCGAGGGCGCCCAGATCGGCAGCGCCGCCCACGTGGGGCCGCGTGCCGTCATCGGCCGCGGCGCCCAGCTCGGCCCCCGGGTCAAGGTCGGCCCCGACGCCCACGTGGGTGCCGGCGCGCGGCTCGGTCCTGACGCCGTGGTCCCGGCGGGGAGCCGGATCCCCTCCCACCGGACCGGGGCGCGGCGCACCGCCGCCTGA